The following proteins come from a genomic window of Balearica regulorum gibbericeps isolate bBalReg1 chromosome 9, bBalReg1.pri, whole genome shotgun sequence:
- the TNFSF10 gene encoding tumor necrosis factor ligand superfamily member 10 isoform X2, with protein sequence MLPAAGPSPGQTCGAVLAAAVLLQSVCVAVTFLYFTNELKQLRDMYSKSGIACLTGEEIGNFIQNLDLIESEDREADPCWQVKWHLGKLIKKMMSRSYEEKIPAVNADRALTLSHTDGQPPRSPGNRIAAHLTGNSNKRNSLSPRIDSSPRRGNGQKINNWESSRKGHSFLYNVELRNGELVIPQTGFYYIYSQTYFRFRQNENEDSDLLAQIRNPKQLVQYVYKVTNYPEPILLMKSARTSCWSKKAEYGLYSIYQGGVFQLKSEDRIFVSVSNGDIVDMDKEASFFGAFMIG encoded by the exons ATGCTGCCTGCGGCCGGTCCCAGCCCCGGGCAGACCTGCGGGGCCGTGCTCGCCGCCGCCGTGCTCCTGCAGTCCGTCTGCGTGGCCGTCACCTTCCTCTACTTCACCAACGAGCTCAAACAG ctccgGGACATGTACTCCAAGAGCGGCATTGCTTGTCTCACCGGGGAGGAAATCGGAAATTTCATCCAAAACTTGGATCTAATTGAAAGCGAAGACAGAGAAGCTGATCCCTGCTGGCAAGTAAAGTGGCACCTGGGAAAGTTAATTAAAAAG ATGATGTCGAGAAGCTACGAGGAAAAGATACCTGCAGTCAACG CTGACAGAGCCCTGACGCTGTCGCACACCGATGGGCAGCCACCGCGCAGTCCCGGCAACAGGATCGCAGCGCATCTGACGGGCAACAGCAATAAGAGGAATTCCCTGTCCCCACGCA tagATTCCTCACCCAGAAGAGGGAACgggcaaaaaataaacaactggGAATCGTCAAGGAAAGGTCACTCTTTCCTGTACAACGTGGAGCTGAGAAACGGCGAGTTAGTGATACCCCAAACCGGGTTTTATTACATCTACTCACAAACTTATTTTCGTTTCCGCCAAAATGAGAACGAGGATTCAGATTTGTTGGCGCAAATCAGGAACCCCAAACAGCTTGTGCAATATGTTTACAAAGTGACTAATTACCCAGAGCCCATTTTGCTCATGAAAAGCGCAAGAACAAGCTGCTGGTCTAAAAAGGCAGAATATGGACTTTACTCCATCTACCAAGGTGGTgtctttcagctgaaaagcGAGGACAGGATTTTTGTCTCTGTCAGTAATGGTGACATAGTTGACATGGACAAAGAAGCAAGTTTTTTTGGAGCCTTTATGATCGgttaa
- the TNFSF10 gene encoding tumor necrosis factor ligand superfamily member 10 isoform X1, producing the protein MLPAAGPSPGQTCGAVLAAAVLLQSVCVAVTFLYFTNELKQLRDMYSKSGIACLTGEEIGNFIQNLDLIESEDREADPCWQVKWHLGKLIKKMMSRSYEEKIPAVNADRALTLSHTDGQPPRSPGNRIAAHLTGNSNKRNSLSPRNSSPRRGNGQKINNWESSRKGHSFLYNVELRNGELVIPQTGFYYIYSQTYFRFRQNENEDSDLLAQIRNPKQLVQYVYKVTNYPEPILLMKSARTSCWSKKAEYGLYSIYQGGVFQLKSEDRIFVSVSNGDIVDMDKEASFFGAFMIG; encoded by the exons ATGCTGCCTGCGGCCGGTCCCAGCCCCGGGCAGACCTGCGGGGCCGTGCTCGCCGCCGCCGTGCTCCTGCAGTCCGTCTGCGTGGCCGTCACCTTCCTCTACTTCACCAACGAGCTCAAACAG ctccgGGACATGTACTCCAAGAGCGGCATTGCTTGTCTCACCGGGGAGGAAATCGGAAATTTCATCCAAAACTTGGATCTAATTGAAAGCGAAGACAGAGAAGCTGATCCCTGCTGGCAAGTAAAGTGGCACCTGGGAAAGTTAATTAAAAAG ATGATGTCGAGAAGCTACGAGGAAAAGATACCTGCAGTCAACG CTGACAGAGCCCTGACGCTGTCGCACACCGATGGGCAGCCACCGCGCAGTCCCGGCAACAGGATCGCAGCGCATCTGACGGGCAACAGCAATAAGAGGAATTCCCTGTCCCCACGCA ATTCCTCACCCAGAAGAGGGAACgggcaaaaaataaacaactggGAATCGTCAAGGAAAGGTCACTCTTTCCTGTACAACGTGGAGCTGAGAAACGGCGAGTTAGTGATACCCCAAACCGGGTTTTATTACATCTACTCACAAACTTATTTTCGTTTCCGCCAAAATGAGAACGAGGATTCAGATTTGTTGGCGCAAATCAGGAACCCCAAACAGCTTGTGCAATATGTTTACAAAGTGACTAATTACCCAGAGCCCATTTTGCTCATGAAAAGCGCAAGAACAAGCTGCTGGTCTAAAAAGGCAGAATATGGACTTTACTCCATCTACCAAGGTGGTgtctttcagctgaaaagcGAGGACAGGATTTTTGTCTCTGTCAGTAATGGTGACATAGTTGACATGGACAAAGAAGCAAGTTTTTTTGGAGCCTTTATGATCGgttaa